Genomic DNA from Synechococcus sp. WH 8016:
GGCCAGAACTCGAAACCCTCTGCCAGCGCACGCTTGCGTCGCTAAGCCGCTGCCATGACTGCGCGCATACCCTTGAATATCCACATTCAATGTCCAACAGCTTCCTTTGCTCAGCTGTTCGGGAGTGAGGGCTGTGCCTAGGGTCGGCATTGACTGATGCCTGTGCTATGGCGTTCTACCGTGCCGAGCCGGCGATGCAGGAGTACCTCGTCGGCTTGATCGATCGACTCGCTGAGCAGGGCCGCCCTGGATTGCACGAGCAGATTGCCGTGAATTGGGTGCGTTACGACCAAGCCAATCTGTCGACGGGGAGCGGATTTGGTGCTGCTTGGGCTGATCAGAAACCGCTCTATCCAGCGAGCGTTGTGAAATTGGTTTATGCCGTTGCGGTTGAGGCTTGGCTGCAAAAGGGTCTCCTTCTGGAAACGGCGGAGTTACGGCGTGCCGTCAACGACATGATCGCTCTGTCCAGCAACGATGCCACTGGATTGGTGATGGACTATCTGACGGGCACCTCCAGTGGGCCAGACCTGCAGGGCGAAGCATGGGTGAGCTGGCAGCGTCAGCGTCAATTGGTGAATGAGTGGTTGTCGGATTTTGGCTGGGCTGAGTTTGAACGGGTGAACTGTTGCCAGAAAACCTGGGGGGATGGGCCCTATGGGAGGGAACAGAGGTTTTATGGCGAGAACAACAGCAACCGCAATGCCTTAACAACTGCTGCCGTCTCTCGGTTGTTAGAGGCGGTGATGACCGACGGCCTGCTCTCCCCACCGGCTTGTCATCGGCTGCGTTCAGCGCTCGCACGCTCTTTAGATCCGGACGAGAGGAGCGCTGATTCTGAAAATCAGGTGGATGGTTTTCTGGGCGAAGGCCTACCAGAAAACAGCAGGCTATGGAGCAAAGCCGGATGGATGAGTCAGGCCAGGCATGACGCCGCTTGGTGGACTGATCCTGAGGGCATTGCCCAGATGCTGGTGGTGTTCAGCGTGGGTCATGAACGTGCCAATGACAACCAGTTGTTGCCGGGGATTGCGAGGGAGTTAGCTGCTTTTCGCTAGGTCTTCTAAGTAATCAATTGCCTGCATTCATAGTGCTTGCCTTGGTAAGAAATAGTGCTGTTGTTGCAGCTTTTAGTTGATATGTGCATCTTTTGAAGTACTATGGCTTTGCATTGATTTTTTTGATCTCTTGCTTGTCAAGCGCTCGTTTGGGTCGATGAAGGGTTTCATTCGACTGGTGATCTGAAAATTAAATCTTTGATGAATCGCACAGATGTTTGCGGCATGGCGGTGAATCAGGTTGATGCGTGCTCATGGTTATTGCGTAGGTAGTCTTAAAGAAATATTGTCTCCAAGGTCTATAGCTGCTTGGGCCTTGGTATGGAAGTTTTGACTGAACGTTGCCGAATCCTGAAAATCTTTAGAGGTTCTTTTAAAAGATTTGATTAAT
This window encodes:
- a CDS encoding serine hydrolase, which encodes MAFYRAEPAMQEYLVGLIDRLAEQGRPGLHEQIAVNWVRYDQANLSTGSGFGAAWADQKPLYPASVVKLVYAVAVEAWLQKGLLLETAELRRAVNDMIALSSNDATGLVMDYLTGTSSGPDLQGEAWVSWQRQRQLVNEWLSDFGWAEFERVNCCQKTWGDGPYGREQRFYGENNSNRNALTTAAVSRLLEAVMTDGLLSPPACHRLRSALARSLDPDERSADSENQVDGFLGEGLPENSRLWSKAGWMSQARHDAAWWTDPEGIAQMLVVFSVGHERANDNQLLPGIARELAAFR